In Verrucomicrobiota bacterium, the sequence AGCAGCATCATGAACAGCGGCACGGAAACGTAATGGGTCCCGGCCTCCACAATCCGGCTCCGCAGTTCACGATCATCCGTCTCCCGCGACGCTCGAACGCACGGCGCAGAGGCCGTTAGATGCAGCACCCTGGTTAGGCATCAGGTGAACGTTCATCTGCAATCTTTTTGACGAACCATCGAATGTCGGTAAACACATCAACCAAGAAGGCAAAAAAGAACGACTGAATCACCCCGACCAATCCAATAGCCAAAAGAATTCCTCCGATCCGGTTGTCATCACTGGCTACAAAGCCAATCAAACCGACCAAAATGTTGACGCATCCCACAACTCGGAGAAATGTCGCCCAACCGGAACGTCTCTCGATTAACTCCGTCGCGAGTGTGGCAGATCCCTGCGGCTGCACTGAGTCGGTGAGCAACGGGGACGCCGTCTTGAAGACTGGAAAAAAGAAGTCTAATCGCTGCCAACCACCGAATAGTTTTTGGGGACACGCTTCCGTATTCCCGTCGATTTCCTGTGCCGCAAAGCGACGTTGCAATTCTGCGAAAGTAAACGGACCAGTTTCTTTACCGCTCTC encodes:
- a CDS encoding DUF4339 domain-containing protein, with product MGYEQWQWRLRESGKETGPFTFAELQRRFAAQEIDGNTEACPQKLFGGWQRLDFFFPVFKTASPLLTDSVQPQGSATLATELIERRSGWATFLRVVGCVNILVGLIGFVASDDNRIGGILLAIGLVGVIQSFFFAFLVDVFTDIRWFVKKIADERSPDA